Proteins from a single region of Psychrobacter cryohalolentis K5:
- the lspA gene encoding signal peptidase II codes for MPNTTPNPTPNPTNLPDDKQVPIDVDSSPKPAHATTGSSSTPKSRLNKTPKMIANGRLALNWYLLSLVVIILDQWTKWLAETNLTFLEPVPVIEPFLNWTLAYNYGAAFSFLADAGGWQKWFFSGLALLMSLFLIGYLAKAPRQAKLLSLGLALVLGGAVGNLIDRLLHGHVIDFIHVHYADVWHYPIFNIADIGISIGVLLIVIDMLFLEKKREV; via the coding sequence ATGCCTAATACAACACCCAATCCAACGCCTAATCCAACAAATTTGCCTGACGATAAGCAAGTGCCTATCGACGTCGACAGTTCACCTAAACCGGCTCATGCCACTACGGGTAGCTCATCGACGCCGAAGAGTCGATTGAACAAGACGCCAAAGATGATCGCTAATGGTCGTCTTGCGCTTAACTGGTATCTGTTGTCACTGGTCGTGATTATCCTTGATCAATGGACAAAATGGCTCGCAGAAACCAATCTGACCTTCCTTGAACCTGTGCCTGTGATTGAGCCGTTTTTAAACTGGACGCTCGCTTACAACTACGGTGCTGCTTTTAGCTTTTTGGCAGATGCAGGCGGTTGGCAAAAGTGGTTTTTTTCAGGGCTGGCACTATTGATGTCGCTATTCTTGATAGGCTATCTAGCTAAAGCGCCCCGTCAAGCTAAGCTGTTATCACTAGGTTTGGCATTGGTATTAGGCGGTGCCGTGGGCAATTTAATCGATCGCTTATTACATGGTCACGTCATTGATTTTATACATGTGCATTATGCTGATGTTTGGCATTATCCCATTTTTAATATTGCTGATATTGGCATTTCTATCGGTGTATTATTGATTGTCATCGATATGCTGTTTTTGGAAAAAAAGCGTGAAGTTTAA